TGGCTCAAAAGCGGCCACAGTTTATGCTCATGCAAACCGTGGACAATTTACTGTAGTGCGACGATGTGGTGTGAGGAGCCGACAGGCAGCTGTCTCCCTCATCTGCATAGAAGACAATGTACAGGAGATCTCATGGAGTTTATTACACATCAGAAGGTGGAGAAGTATCCTCACTGCCTGGTGTCTACAACCAGACACAAATGATTTATGGACGTGGCGTTCTAGAACTGCTTGCCAATCTGTGTGTTGGCACTACATCATTATAAGGCTTTAAGCTCTATAATACAAGGCAAGATGACAGCGGCCTCAGAGATCTGCATTACATGCTATCAAACATGACTAACCGAGTGTCCTCCACTTAAAGCTGAAGcatgacaaaaacaaacacgcATTCTCATCAAAGAAATGGGGTGCAGATCAACCACATTATTAGAGATTACTTTCAATTCATTGATTCAAGCACTTAACTCCATAATTAATGGAAAAGTTCACtctgaaatgaaaattctgatatcatttactcacctttctGTCATTCTAACTCCACGTGACTTATTTTATCTTCAGTCTTCTAGTCATAAATTGTAattcgttaaaaaaaaaatatttaaaaaagtaacattttacaataaggttccattTGTTCACATTAgctaactacattagttaaacatgaactaacaataaaaaaatagcatcTTGTAATcttgaactaacaatgaacagtaGTATTTAACTAAATGTAAGATTCATAAATACTAGaacaaaaatatacaattattaattaatGCTATCTAATGGGACCTTATATAAAGTCTTATGCAAAAATCTCATTCATGCAGATTTAGACATGgttttatgtttgtttgattttttttaaagtttttgttttttagtgctgggcaatcgattaatcgcatccaaaataaaagtttgtgtttaagtaatgtgtgtgtactgtgtataattattatgtaagtataaatatacacacacacacaaatatatatatatatataatctcatacataaataaaaaagttgatAAAAACACTTATGCTAGACTCCTACACAGGTGGTAACGTTTCAAGCATgtattatgtaattttttttacatgttttggAGCCGTGGTGTGACGACTTTTTCCTGCTTTTTCTCATTGAGCATCCATTTTGAGCAAACATTTTTTTGCCGTTGATGTGCGTACTTTGGAtccgttttttttaatatttatatatataaaatatttatatataacaatTCTCAAATGTATACATTCATGTGTGTATTAacatatacataattatacacagttacacattatgtaaacaaactttAATTTGGGATGCGATAAATGCGATCAATCGATTGCCAGACACTAGTTTTTTTTATGGTGCTTAATGCTAATGATTGCTGCATTTCTCATGACTGATTGTAACAAAACATATAATTTCTGAGTTATTGTATGGTTTCAAAGATACAAGTCATGAGGTATATTTGCTGTAACTTTTTGAAATCCCTGAAGCTCTATAGCCCAGACctactttgtttgaaaaaaTAGCAGCTTGGACATTCCACTAAACATCTTCCATTTGAAAAGAGGAAATACATCGATATGAATtgtgtaaataatgacagaattttcattttttggtgaactgtaGTCCTCCAAGccagaggtcttcaaccctaCGCCTGCAgatccaaccctaatcaaacacacaggGACCAGTAATCAAGCTCTTCAGAATCAATTAAAAATCACATTGGTGTGAAATTCAATTGTGCTAAAGAAGCTGGATATAAACTTTGCAGGACCGTGTGTCCCCGGGACCAGGGTTGAAGACTTCTGCTCCAAGCAGTGGGTAATACAGGAATGGTTagaattaaatgcaaaacatcTTCTAAAATGCTGTTTGCCCTCACTCACTAGCAAATATGTACACATTCAACTACATACTACGACATTTAAAATATCAGAGGACCTTTGAGAAATTCACCACCTTTGGAGCCACGACCCAACCCATCTCACAGTGCGGCATTACAGCTCTGTAACATCTGCAAACCTTGAATATTCAGTGTATTTTCAGATAAGACAGGAAACGAAAGAGGACGAGGGCAGGAATGCAGGGTCAGAGATAAATGTGGATGAAGAGACAGGAAGTGGGAGTGTGGAGTGAAGGCCAGCAGCAGGTATCAGCCCGCCAGTTTGCTGGCCACCAGAGAGGGTTTCCTCTGTGGCAGGTCCTGAGGGGTGGGGATGTGGTCTCCGGTGATCTCGGCCTTCTCCGTCTGTGCCGCTGGAAGCTGCTTGTTCTTGATCTTGGCCTTCGCCATGTTGTAGTCACCTGAGTCAAAGTACTTTGGCTAGGAAAGAAAGAGGTCGaagattatttttttgcatGAGTGAATTATGGAATGGTAAATGTTTGAATTCTGTTCCAAGATGTtgttacactgaaaataaaatatacataaacatattCATGCCAGTGAATGGAATTGAAACAAtggttaaaggggtacttcagcgctgggaagatgaatctgtatttaaactgggtcattaatgtagtcgAAATGtggaattatttttgaatttggtgatttctagactgagaaatagggttgggcatcgagaaccggttctaaccTGGaaccattttaaaaataactatgccattggaatcgtttagaaaatctGTTTTTGATTCCGACCATCGGTTCCAaacgcgcaagttttggtttccaaggaggccacctgatttccggaaGCGCTTGCCGTACCTGCTTGTTCTTTTAGCCATGGAGCACGGTAAGCGgcgctctgaagtgtggatttatttcacttttaaaaagcctgggTCAGCACAGtacaactagtgttgtcaaaaatatcgatactgaaatatctgaaaagatacgatagcctaCTCAGTTTCCCACTGTATCGAtcccagctgcgctctcctctccgaccgacagcgagttgacatgtgcccgcatattctcactcagctcGGCTAACCACTGAGCACAGCGAACgtgcgttctgctggacttttcctcatgacatgatcggtctgaatttcgcgcgggattgcacataattctacgaatcaaggtttgcaaaaagtaaacaggctaaaacactcgaggttagagccagggcagacgacagtgccttccgcataagatgggcttacatttggaaatatattacatctacatttcagtagtaacacataaggtgttgatcatcatctttctttactattgttagcactacctcgaacttaAGCGGcatctcttcggagctgtcattttcttaaatgagccgcggcagtgtttcaaatgagcttctcacactagacaaatgcctttatttttaaCGCGATCACcctgtacccaaaccatttcaaaactaaggagccatttgtcctccgattaaaaacaagctcctcggcgccgTGTTTGCGGGACTCATGTTTCGCGTTGTAGGGGATTTTAAtgaagtgacgtgagtggaagggaggtgGCGCCGcccgggacagtgtgtgtgtgagagcgggagcacggctcgcggctgttattttaaatagcgcagcatattttaaactaatcggttaaccggtttcaaccggctaatgaggctcggtggtcggtcaagaaaatgtttagttttcgccatccctaatCGTGAAGCATTTCAAACTACAGTCACTTCTATGGCGTTATTTCCGTGTCAAATGTCGAGAGCGCATTATTATAGCGCGAAAGTACATTAATATATTCCGCGAGCgcaaatctctctctgctcgcgTGCGGAATATAATGCTCGAGCGCAAATCTCTCTCTGCTGTAATGTGCCGAGCACGAATCTCCCTGCTCGCGTGCGAGAACTGTGCGTGCGCTCTCAGATACGCTGCTCTTGTAAGAATTGTCTCCGCGCTCACTCAGAGAATATGCCTGCACTTAAAACGTGTCCAGTGGGATCGCGAATCTCTCCTCTTCGCTTAAACTAAGCCTGTATGTGCACAGACTGTGTTCCGTGCGCTCGCAAGAAGAGAAATACTCTTTTTTACGGTTTCTTCTCTTTGCTCTGGGCAT
The nucleotide sequence above comes from Pseudorasbora parva isolate DD20220531a chromosome 16, ASM2467924v1, whole genome shotgun sequence. Encoded proteins:
- the arpp19a gene encoding cAMP-regulated phosphoprotein 19a; amino-acid sequence: MEDTKPEETNVEEQKDEENKFCPEKMEEAKLKAKYPHLGNKPGGSDLLRKRLQKGPKYFDSGDYNMAKAKIKNKQLPAAQTEKAEITGDHIPTPQDLPQRKPSLVASKLAG